A single genomic interval of Arthrobacter sp. NicSoilB8 harbors:
- a CDS encoding histidine phosphatase family protein, translating to MSAPRKIIMIRHGQSAANADTSIYNRVPDYRIPLTPLGLEQATAAGDEVRRQLDGRPVCVYVSPYLRAYQTLEALNLGPLVERVIEEPRLREQDWANFQIAGDIEDQKELRNAYGHFFYRFREGESGSDVYDRISSFMETLHRHWSKPGYAPNALFVTHGLTMRLFCMRWFHWSVEYFESLNNPENAEVRTLLRTARGKYELDKPFTQWEKRRVDETVLDAPPMFF from the coding sequence ATGAGTGCGCCCCGGAAAATCATCATGATCCGGCACGGCCAGTCCGCCGCCAATGCCGATACCTCGATCTACAACCGTGTTCCGGACTACCGGATTCCGCTGACCCCGCTGGGCCTGGAGCAGGCGACGGCGGCCGGAGACGAGGTCCGGCGCCAGCTCGACGGCCGCCCGGTGTGCGTCTATGTCTCCCCGTACCTGCGCGCCTACCAGACCCTTGAAGCGCTCAACCTCGGTCCGCTCGTGGAGCGGGTGATCGAGGAGCCGCGGCTGCGGGAGCAGGACTGGGCCAACTTCCAGATCGCCGGTGACATCGAGGACCAGAAGGAGCTCCGCAACGCCTACGGGCACTTCTTCTACCGCTTCCGCGAGGGCGAGTCCGGCTCCGACGTGTACGACCGGATTTCCTCATTCATGGAAACCCTGCACCGGCACTGGTCCAAGCCCGGCTATGCGCCGAACGCGCTGTTCGTGACCCACGGGCTGACCATGCGGCTGTTCTGCATGCGCTGGTTCCACTGGTCAGTGGAGTACTTCGAGTCCTTGAACAACCCGGAGAACGCCGAGGTCCGCACCCTGCTGCGCACCGCGCGCGGCAAGTACGAGCTCGACAAGCCGTTCACGCAGTGGGAAAAGAGGCGCGTGGACGAAACCGTCCTCGACGCGCCGCCGATGTTTTTCTAG
- a CDS encoding type II CAAX endopeptidase family protein — protein sequence MLVPSRRRLRFEMLIVLGLSLGQSAVYSVVQLMDKMTRAPLAQGTSTLNRSQSPREYFDLTYQLLDIVFALVPVALVIYFLTEHWPAGERGTSAFRKLGFDFARPGKDLLQGLGLAAAIGIPSLGLYAAGRAMGITTTIIPSALDAYWWTVPVLVLSAIRHGIVEEVIVVGYLLDRLGKLGWSTPAAIAASALLRGSYHLYQGFGPFIGNAVMGVVFALVYTRTKRVMPLVIAHAILDTVAFVGFSLFGKAVGLG from the coding sequence ATGCTGGTTCCCTCCCGCCGTCGGCTGCGGTTCGAAATGTTGATTGTCCTGGGTCTGTCGCTCGGACAGTCCGCGGTCTACTCCGTGGTGCAGCTGATGGACAAGATGACCCGGGCCCCGCTGGCCCAGGGGACGTCAACCCTGAACCGGTCGCAGAGCCCGCGGGAATATTTCGACCTCACCTACCAGCTCCTGGACATCGTCTTCGCACTGGTGCCGGTGGCCCTGGTGATCTACTTCCTCACCGAACACTGGCCGGCCGGGGAGCGCGGGACCTCGGCGTTCCGAAAGCTAGGCTTCGATTTCGCCCGGCCCGGCAAGGACCTCCTGCAGGGGCTGGGGCTGGCCGCGGCCATCGGCATTCCGTCCCTGGGGCTCTACGCCGCCGGCCGGGCCATGGGAATCACGACGACGATCATCCCCAGCGCGCTGGACGCGTACTGGTGGACCGTGCCGGTCCTGGTCCTGTCCGCGATCCGCCACGGGATCGTCGAGGAAGTGATTGTGGTGGGCTACCTGCTGGACCGGCTCGGGAAGCTCGGCTGGAGCACTCCGGCGGCGATCGCCGCCAGCGCCCTGCTCCGCGGCAGCTACCACCTGTACCAGGGGTTCGGCCCGTTCATCGGCAATGCCGTGATGGGCGTTGTCTTCGCCCTCGTCTACACCCGGACCAAGCGCGTGATGCCGCTCGTGATCGCCCACGCCATCCTGGACACCGTCGCGTTCGTGGGGTTCAGCCTGTTCGGCAAGGCCGTGGGCCTGGGCTGA
- a CDS encoding VOC family protein: MRMDHVSYACEHDGLAATTERIASALGVEAVKGGVHPRFGTRNMIIPLAGHKYLEVVEVLNHPASDKAPFGQAVRARSEAGGGWMGWCVEVDDLAPFEERLGRSAVNGNRKFPDGRELVWKQIGILGLIADPQVPYMLKWEGNPELHPSNAYASDVKMSALTIAGSAERVTEWLGEPVEKPLEDVAVNWIAPHGTPGILSVTFETASGAVTI; the protein is encoded by the coding sequence ATGCGCATGGATCACGTCTCTTACGCCTGTGAACACGATGGCTTGGCAGCCACCACTGAACGTATTGCGTCTGCCCTCGGCGTCGAAGCCGTGAAGGGTGGAGTGCACCCCCGTTTCGGGACACGCAACATGATTATCCCGCTCGCGGGACACAAGTACCTGGAAGTCGTAGAGGTACTGAACCACCCGGCGTCGGACAAGGCGCCCTTCGGACAGGCAGTCCGGGCCCGCTCCGAAGCCGGCGGCGGCTGGATGGGCTGGTGCGTCGAAGTGGACGACCTCGCCCCGTTCGAGGAGCGTCTCGGCCGCTCGGCCGTGAACGGCAACAGGAAGTTCCCCGACGGCCGCGAGCTGGTCTGGAAGCAGATCGGCATCCTCGGCCTTATCGCCGACCCCCAAGTGCCCTACATGCTCAAGTGGGAGGGCAACCCGGAGCTTCACCCCTCCAACGCCTACGCGAGCGATGTCAAGATGTCCGCGCTGACCATTGCCGGTTCGGCAGAGCGCGTGACGGAATGGCTGGGCGAACCGGTGGAGAAGCCGCTGGAGGACGTCGCGGTCAACTGGATCGCGCCGCACGGCACGCCCGGCATCCTCTCCGTCACCTTCGAGACCGCCTCCGGGGCAGTCACGATCTAA